GAAGAAGAAAGAAAACTCACCTTCCCACGGGTAAAAGTTGCGACTGCAAATTCTTCCGCAGAAAGGGAGACACTGACCAGGATTAAAGAAAAGAGGGTTGGAAAGATTCTGAGGCTCATAATCTCTCTAACAAACATATGGAAAAAAATTATCAACCGAATTTACAAATTCGGTTTTAATGCAAACTACCAGGGAATAGAAAAACCCATATCCTTCAATTTGTACTCCAATTCCTCACGTTCTCGACTTTTTTTAGCGATTGATCCTTGTTCATCTAGTAACCCCAGTTCTATGGCTTTTTTCTTAGCCCCTTCTTTTCCTGCTGTATTGAGGGCATGAATGATTTGAGTATCATATTTAGTAAGGTTTAGCGCATTCAAACGATAGTCTACAAATGCTTCCCATGCATTTGGAACCCATTTTTGTACAATTTGTTCTCCGATGGTTTTTGCAAAAAGACGTATTTCTAATTGTGCATGGTCATCCATTCGGAGTGCCAAAAAATGCAGTAAATTGTGAAGATCCACCTTCCAGTATGCTTCTGTATAGGTTGCCAGTGGTAAGTCTTTTCTTGCTTGTTCTCTTGCCACACCCATTTCTAGTCTTTCGTTATAAATTTCAGTAGCAAACTTCTGATATTCTGTTTCTCTTTTTGTTAGGTGGTCACCTTTGGATAATTCTAAATATCCATCACTTCCTTGTTTGTTCCCAATGGATTGGACTCGCCATTCACCAGGGAGAGTGGTTTGCGCTGAATCAATGGCTACGGAGTAACGCGTAGAGTATTCATTGACATTTGCCATACGGTGGCGAATCCACTGACGCCAAGTGTCCATAGGAACGCGAACATGTAGCTTTAGTTCGCACATTTCGAAAGGAGTGCTGTGACGGTGACGCATTAAATAGCGAATGAGACCTCGGTCTTCATTTACCTTTTTTGTTCCTTTTCCGTACGAAACGCGTGCTGCCTGAACGATCGATTCATCAGAACCCATGTAATCAACGAGTCTGACAAACCCATCATCCAAAATCGGGAATGGTTTTCCTAGAATGGAGTCTAATTCGGGAACGGATACTCTTGAAATGGATTCGAAATCAGATTGTTGCATATTAGCTTTATTTTTTAGTTCACAGGCATATGAAAAGTCGAAAATAGAGTTATAGCGTACCGTATCGCCATCATAAATAGAAAGGATGCTAAATGGCTCTTGAAGAAAATTCGCTGGAAGATCGTTTGATCAAAATTTCCACCAGGGACAGTAATAAAAGTCTCATGGTGAGCCCGGACAAAATCTATATTTTTCCGGTTCCGAAAACTACCTTCCAGTTTTTGGAAAATATTTGGCAATCCTTCACAAATAAAATGGTTTCTT
The sequence above is drawn from the Leptospira sp. WS4.C2 genome and encodes:
- the thyX gene encoding FAD-dependent thymidylate synthase: MQQSDFESISRVSVPELDSILGKPFPILDDGFVRLVDYMGSDESIVQAARVSYGKGTKKVNEDRGLIRYLMRHRHSTPFEMCELKLHVRVPMDTWRQWIRHRMANVNEYSTRYSVAIDSAQTTLPGEWRVQSIGNKQGSDGYLELSKGDHLTKRETEYQKFATEIYNERLEMGVAREQARKDLPLATYTEAYWKVDLHNLLHFLALRMDDHAQLEIRLFAKTIGEQIVQKWVPNAWEAFVDYRLNALNLTKYDTQIIHALNTAGKEGAKKKAIELGLLDEQGSIAKKSREREELEYKLKDMGFSIPW